The Neisseria macacae ATCC 33926 genome contains the following window.
TCGCCAACGCCATCCTGACCACCGAAAACGACGAACAAGCCGTCGCGCGCATTGAAGAAAAAGCCGCCGACGCCGCCAAAGTCGCCGTCGAGTGCGCCAACCTCGTCAACTATCTGATTGAAGAGCAGTTTGACGACGAAGAAGAATAAGCCCGAACGCGAAACCCATAGCTTTGCCGCATTCCGGTTTCGCACCATCTACCGGACAAACCGTTTTCAGACGACCCGTCATCCGACAGAGGTCGTCTGAAACATTCATTACCGCACCCACCGTGCCGCCAACGAAGGAATCCCCATGAAAACCCCACGCCGCCGCGCCCGCGAGTTAGCCGTACAAGCCCTCTACCAAGCCGGCATCAACAACACCGCCGCCCCCGAAATCGCCAAAAACATCCAAGACCAGCCCGACTTTGCCAAAGCAGACGAAGAGCTGTTCAACAAACTCTTCTTCGGCACGCACACCTACGCCGCCGAATACATCCAGCAAATCCGCCCCCTGCTCGACCGCGACGAAAAAGACCTCAGCCCCATCGAACGCGCCGTCCTGCTGATGGCATGCCACGAATTGAGCGCGATGCCCGAAACCCCCTACCCCGTCATCATCAACGAAGCCATCGAAGTGACCAAAACCTTCGGCGGCACCGACGGACACAAATTCGTCAACGGCATCCTCGACAAACTCGCCGCCCAACTGCGCCCGAACGACCCGAAACGCGGCAACGCGTAATTTAATATGAAAACTTCCCTCCAACTTCTAACCGCCACCGCTTTGATGTTGTCGACACAGGCCTTTGCCAAAACCCCGCCTCCCGGCGTTTACATGACCATGGATTTGCAGCTTGTCGGTATCCTGGCAAATGGCAGCTATTGCATGGCTGTGCAAAACGAGGTCAAAAACGGCCGCTGGCAAAAAACGCCAAACAGCCTAAAGCTGGACGACAACAAAACGGTCATCTCCGATGACGGCAGCGGCGGCTACGCCCTCAACGGCGAACCGGTCATGCTTATGAACGGCGGCAACACTGCCGGCATGTGTACCACCCTCAAGGAACACGCGGACAGAAAACGGCGTGCCCAACCGTAAACAGGAAGGAACCCATTTACCACTTTCACTCTTCCATGCAAAAGGTCGTCTGAAAACCCAAAATCGGTTTTCAGACGACCTTTCTCTTTGTCAGGATATTGTGTAAAGAATTTGTCAAAAAATAAGCGGTAATATAGTGGATTAAATTTAAATCAGGACAAGGCGACGAAGCCGCAGACAGTACAGATAGTACGGCAAGGCGAGGCAACGCCGTACTGGTTTAAAGTTAATCCACTATATCGTAATGAATGACGATTGCTTGAGTTAAATCTAGCCCGCACATTATCGGATTGTGTTAACCTTACGCTAGGCTTGATAATAGTTAACATTCTAGGGTTTTGGTTCCCTTGTTTATTAATTATCTCAAGCCAGGGTTCCCGCACCATCATCGCTTCATTTTTTTCTTCCATAAATGCTTCGGGATGCAGTTTGTCCCCCCGCAACAATAAGAACCCGAACATTCTCACTCTTGTATTTTAAGGATTAAACAATGAAATCGCTCAAAACGTTCCTTATTTGGGGCATTGTGGTTTTGGTCGGCGTAGCGTCCTTTACCACTTTGGCCATCAGTCGGGGCGAGCAGGTCAGCGCGGTATGGATGGTCACCGCCGCCGTATCGGTGTACTGCATCGCTTACCGTTTTTACAGTCTCTACATCGCCAAATATGTGATGCAGCTTGATCCGAAC
Protein-coding sequences here:
- the nusB gene encoding transcription antitermination factor NusB translates to MKTPRRRARELAVQALYQAGINNTAAPEIAKNIQDQPDFAKADEELFNKLFFGTHTYAAEYIQQIRPLLDRDEKDLSPIERAVLLMACHELSAMPETPYPVIINEAIEVTKTFGGTDGHKFVNGILDKLAAQLRPNDPKRGNA